DNA from Aggregatimonas sangjinii:
TCCCTTTTTCGGTATAGTCCCAATCTATGAGTCCGTGTACATCGCTGGTACCCATTATCGTCAGGTTTTGTTCCAAGGCCAGCGCAAGACTTTCTTCGGCATAGTCCATTGAATTGATGACCTCAATGCCGTGCAGTTCACCGTTTGCAATCCGTTTCTTTTGAAAATCGCTTAGAATGGGATTCCCGGTCGGACTCTGTCGATACCAGGCCGGATGGTTCCAAAACACAAAGGCGCCCTGTTTTTTGGCCGCGGTAAAGGCTTTTTCCGCCTCGCTTTCCATGAGCGTATTGGCGTCCGTAATAAAAATGGCATTGCTATGGCCTACTGGTGCCGATCTGGTAATCTCCGAACCAGGTACGATAAGTAGCTCGTGCTCCGCCGCTTCCGCTAAGGCAAGATCAAACGCCCGATTTCGGTCCGGATGCGGGATATCTTCAGAATGGGGTTGGTATTCCAAATGTTCCGTCAGCGAAATCGCATCCAAATCTTCGCGTAAGGCCTCTTGAACACGAATAGTGGGCCAGACGTTGCCATCCGAAAAAACGGAATGCATGTGCAAATCGGTTTTCAAGGTCACATAGCCCTCGATATTCGGATACGTCATTGCCGACGCTCCGGTATGGCTGTGTTCTTGACCAATCATAAAGGCAAATGTGAAAAGCGTAAGTAGTAG
Protein-coding regions in this window:
- a CDS encoding Sb-PDE family phosphodiesterase, with amino-acid sequence MKKSTSLLLTLFTFAFMIGQEHSHTGASAMTYPNIEGYVTLKTDLHMHSVFSDGNVWPTIRVQEALREDLDAISLTEHLEYQPHSEDIPHPDRNRAFDLALAEAAEHELLIVPGSEITRSAPVGHSNAIFITDANTLMESEAEKAFTAAKKQGAFVFWNHPAWYRQSPTGNPILSDFQKKRIANGELHGIEVINSMDYAEESLALALEQNLTIMGTSDVHGLIDWDYTEKGNHRPITLVFAKDKTLESLKEALFAGRTVAVYNDLLVGKAEYLKPLLEQCIKVNAVAYEMDTLVLRVELENVSSSDLLFENAMSYTFYSKPPIFTIAAGQTETLQIKTLEKVSNIDLKLKALGAFTAPKEQPIVEWNIVVE